The DNA window TTCGGCCACCCCATCAAACTCCTCGCCAACGCCCTCGGCTCCCCGCCGGCCGACGTCATCGCCCGCGCCCACGACCACGGCGTCCTGGTCGCCGCGCTCGCCGGGAGCGCGAAACACGCCAGGCACCACGCCGAAGCGGGCATCGACATCGTCGTCGCTCAGGGCTACGAAGCGGGCGGCCACACGGGCGAGATCGCCTCCATGGTCCTCGTCCCCGAAGTCGTCGACGCCGTCCACCCCCTGCCCGTACTCGCCGCCGGAGGCATCGGCAGCGGCGAACAGATAGCCGCCGGGCTCGCCCTCGGTGCCCAGGGCGCGTGGCTCGGCTCGATCTGGCTCACCACCGAGGAGGCCGACCTCCACTCGCGCGCCCTCACCGCCAAACTCCTCGCCGCCGGTTCCGGCGACACCGTCCGCTCCCGCGCGCTGACCGGCAAGCCCGCCCGCCAGCTGCGCACCGAATGGACCGACGCCTGGGACGACCCGAACGGACCCGGGACGCTCCCCATGCCGCTCCAGGGACTGCTCGTCGCGGAAGCGGTGTCCCGCATCCAGAAGTACGAGATCGGGCCTCTCCTCGGCACCCCCGTCGGCCAGATCGTCGGCCGTATGACATCTGAGCGCAGCGTCCAGGCCGTCTTCGACGACCTCACCCGCGGCTTCGAACGCGCCGTGGACCGCATCAACCGCATCGCCGGAAGGAGTGACCGGTCATGACCGTGACCCAGCCGCCCAACGGCTTCTGGGCCCAGGCGGCGGCAGACCCGGCCCGTACGGTGCTCACCGCCCCCGACGGCGAGCAGTGGACGGCGGGACGGCTGCACGCCGCCGTCAACCAGCTCGTCCACGGACTGCGCGCCGCGGGCATGCGGCAGGGTGACGCCTTCGCCGTCGTCCTCCCCAACGGCGTCGAGTTCTTCACCGCCTACCTGGCCGCCTCCCAGGCCGGTTTCTACCTCGTCCCGGTCAACCACCACCTCGTCGGTCCTGAGATCGCCTGGATCGTCGCCGATTCCGGCGCCAAGGTCGTCATCGCGCACGAGCGCTTCGCCGAAGCCGCCACCCACGCGGCCGACGAAGCGAAGCTTCCCGGGAACCGCCGTTACGCCGTCGGCGACGTTCCCGGGTTCCGTCCGTACGCCGGACTCCTCGACGGGCAGCCCGACACCGCGCCGGCCGACCGCACACTCGGCTGGGTCATGAACTACACGTCGGGAACGACGGGTCGCCCGCGCGGTATCCGCCGCCCGCTGTCCGGGAAGCTCCCGGAGGAGTCCTACCTGGGCGGCTTCCTCGCCATCTTCGGCATCCGCCCCTTCGACGACAACGTCCACCTCGTCTGCTCGCCGCTCTACCACACCGCCGTACTCCAGTTCGCGGGAGCCGCCCTGCACATCGGTCATCCGCTCGTCCTCATGGACAAGTGGAGCCCCGAGGAGATGCTCCGCCTGATCGACCGGTACAGGTGCACGCACACCCACATGGTCCCCACGCAGTTCCACCGGCTGCTCGCACTCCCCGAAGTCGTACGGGCGTCGTACGACGTGTCCTCGATGCGGCACGCCATCCACGGGGCCGCGCCCTGCCCCGACCACGTCAAGCGGGCGATGATCGACTGGTGGGGCCACTGCGTGGAGGAGTACTACGCGGCCAGCGAGGGCGGCGGCGCCTTCGCGACGGCGCAGGAGTGGCTGAAGAAGCCCGGGACCGTCGGCAAGGCATGGCCCATCAGCGAACTCGCCGTCTTCGACGACGACGGCAACCGCCTGCCGCCCGGCGAACTCGGCACGGTCTACATGAAGATGAGCACCGGCGGCTTCAGCTACCACAAGGACGAGAGCAAGACGAGGAAGAACCGCATCGGGGACTTCTTCACCGTGGGCGACCTCGGCGTACTCGACGAGGACGGTTACCTCTTCCTCCGCGACCGCAAGATCGACATGATCATCTCGGGCGGCGTCAACATCTACCCCGCCGAGATCGAGGCGGCCCTCCTCGCGCACCCGGCCGTCGCGGACGCCGCCGTCTTCGGCATCCCGCACGCCGACTGGGGAGAGGAGGTCAAAGCCGTCGTGGAACCGGCCGAGGGCCACGCCCCCGACGAGGCGCTGGCCGCCGGCATCCTCGCGCACTGCGCGCAGCGGCTCGCCGCCTTCAAGCGGCCGAGGAGCGTCGACTTCGTCGAGGCGATGCCCCGCGACCCGAACGGCAAGCTCTACAAGCGTCGGCTGCGCGAGCCGTACTGGGAAGGCCACGAGCGCCCCCTCTGAACCCCTCTGAACCCGCTCCCGCGAACGGGCCCCACCGCACCGGTGAGGGCCCGCCGCGCACGCGTGCGGTCGTCAGCGCTCGCGCACCCGCTCCACCCGCAGTCCGGGCGCCCGGAGGATGTCCTTCTCACAGAACCGCCAGGTCACCCAGCGCTCACCCGAGTACAGCTCGGTCTGGTCGCTGTAGTGGGGCGACGACGGGTTCGACGACTGCGCGTACGTCAGCAGCGTGCGCGCCACCGGGCAGCGGCCGCCGTCCCAGCCCACCGCCTGGATGTGGCTGGAGCCGGTGGTCACCTCCGTGTAGCCGCCGCCCGCCGGGTTCCACACCGGCTCGATCTTGTTCCAGATGCCGAGGGACTCCGTACCGCCGTGGAGCGCGATGCGCTTGCCGTCGCGTACGACGAACTGGTGCTTGCCCAGCGGCGCGTCGAGCGCGATGCCCGCCGCCCTCAGCTCCGACACCGCGCCGGTGAGCGCGGTCGCGAAACCCGGTGCGGCCGTGTTGAGGGTGTTCGGCGTACGCACCGGATCAGCCGCGGAGAACGGCACCTTCCACAGCTCCGCCTGCGGCACGGACGCCACCAGCTTCCGCCAGAACCGGTCGAAGAGCAGCGCGCCCGCGCTGTCCGTGTTCACCGTCCTGTCCCAGCGCCCCAGTACGCCGCACGCCTCCTTGAGGTCCGGCCGGTCCGCCGCGAGAGCCGTGCAGCCCTCGACCGTGCCGGCGGCTGCCAGGTCGCCCGCCGGGGCACGGTTCGCGAACTGCTGCCGCTGGAGATCGCCGACCGTCAGCCCGCCCTTCTCCGCCATGGCCGACACATCCTCGACCGCGCCCCGCGTACGCAGGGAACGGCGCGTGGCGACCGTGCCGAAGACCCGCTCGTACCCGGTGATCGGGCGGTCCGCGTTGGTCAGCCAGGCACTGTCGTTGGAGTTCTCGGCGTACGGCGCGTCCTCGAGCACCGGCATCCTCGACGGGCCGAAGATCCCCGGCTGCACGGCGTCCTTGTCCGAGCCGAGCGCGCAGTCGGTGCGCGAACCGTCCAGCACGGCGACCCCGGAGGCCGGGTACGTCACCTTCCCGAGCGGCGTCGAGCAGCGCTGCGCGAGGTCGTCGGTGATCCTCGGCAGGACCTGCGACTGGCTGAAGAACGTGTGCCCGGCCGAGTCCGCCGCGACGGTGTTCACCCACGGCAGTCCCTGGACGCGGCGCAGCGTCTTCGCGATGCCCTGGGTGGAGCGGGCCTTGGCGAAGCCGAGCGCGGTGTCGGAGCCCCGCAGGTTCGCGGCGTTCGGATCATTGAGGGCGTACGCCGTCGTCGCCGACCAGGGCAGTGGCAGCGAGGCGCCGAGGCCGGTGACGACCGGCCCGTAGCGGGTCCACCACTGGGTGCGGGTGACCGGCGCCGCGCCCTTCACCGGCACGGACACCGTCCGCCTCGTCATGCGCTCCGGCCTGCCGTCGACGAGGTACGCCGTCGGGTCGGCCGGGTCCAGTGTCAGCTGGTGCAGGTTGAGCGTCACGCCCGTCGCGACCGTGTGGCTCCAGGCCACCTTGTCGTTGAACCCGATGTTGACGACGGTCGTGCCGAGCAAGGAGCCGCCGGAAACGTTCAGCTCCCCCGGAATGGTCTGCTGCGACTGCCAGAAGCGCCGCCCGCCCTGCCACGGGTAGTGCGGATTGCCCAGCAGCAGCCCGCGCCCGTTCGCCGTGGTCCTCCCGCTGAACGCCACGGCGTTGGAGCCCATGTCCGCGTTGTCCGACGCGAACATCTCGCGTGCCGCGGCGGCCGCCCGCTCCCGGTCGACCACGCTGGTGCGCGCCGCGCCGGTCTCCGGCGGCGCGGCGGCGGTGATGCCGTCGACACCACGGCCCTGGCCACCGAGGACGGACACCGCGAAGCCGCGCCTGGCCACGTCCAGCGCGCTCACCGGGCGCACCCAGCCGGCGCCCTTGCACGCCGGGTCGGTGACGCGGTTCTGCGCGAGCCACGCGTTGTACCCGGCGGCCCAGCCGCGCATCGTCTCCTTGACCTGCCGGCTGGGGCCGGCGGGGGCGGGCGTGGCGAGGAGCTTCTCGACCGTGCCCGCCTGTCGTACGCCGGCGAAGTACAGGTCGCTGGACAGGTTCTTCGTGGCGGAGGACAGCGAGCCGTCCGGTGCCGCGTCCGCGCCGAAGTGGCGCGAACGCTCGCCGCGCACGGTCACGAAGCCGTCGGCGAGCGTACAGACCTGGTCGGCGGCCTGCGCCCAGCCGGTGCCGAAGCCGAGGTTCGCGTAGTCCTTGGCCAGGATGTGCGGAACGCCGTGCTCCGTGTAGCGGATGAGGGCGGACAGCCCGCCGGAAGAGAGATGCCGGTTACGGGAACCGGCGTCGGCCGCCCCGGCGGACGCCGGCG is part of the Streptomyces agglomeratus genome and encodes:
- a CDS encoding NAD(P)H-dependent flavin oxidoreductase — protein: METELSKKLGVEHAIFGFTPFPAVAAAITRAGGFGVLGAVRYTAPDELARDLGWMTEHTDGKPYGLDVVMPAKKVEGVTEADVEAMIPAEHRRYVEETLAKHGVPELAEGEASGWRITGWMEEVARNQLDVAFGHPIKLLANALGSPPADVIARAHDHGVLVAALAGSAKHARHHAEAGIDIVVAQGYEAGGHTGEIASMVLVPEVVDAVHPLPVLAAGGIGSGEQIAAGLALGAQGAWLGSIWLTTEEADLHSRALTAKLLAAGSGDTVRSRALTGKPARQLRTEWTDAWDDPNGPGTLPMPLQGLLVAEAVSRIQKYEIGPLLGTPVGQIVGRMTSERSVQAVFDDLTRGFERAVDRINRIAGRSDRS
- a CDS encoding acyl-CoA synthetase, with protein sequence MTVTQPPNGFWAQAAADPARTVLTAPDGEQWTAGRLHAAVNQLVHGLRAAGMRQGDAFAVVLPNGVEFFTAYLAASQAGFYLVPVNHHLVGPEIAWIVADSGAKVVIAHERFAEAATHAADEAKLPGNRRYAVGDVPGFRPYAGLLDGQPDTAPADRTLGWVMNYTSGTTGRPRGIRRPLSGKLPEESYLGGFLAIFGIRPFDDNVHLVCSPLYHTAVLQFAGAALHIGHPLVLMDKWSPEEMLRLIDRYRCTHTHMVPTQFHRLLALPEVVRASYDVSSMRHAIHGAAPCPDHVKRAMIDWWGHCVEEYYAASEGGGAFATAQEWLKKPGTVGKAWPISELAVFDDDGNRLPPGELGTVYMKMSTGGFSYHKDESKTRKNRIGDFFTVGDLGVLDEDGYLFLRDRKIDMIISGGVNIYPAEIEAALLAHPAVADAAVFGIPHADWGEEVKAVVEPAEGHAPDEALAAGILAHCAQRLAAFKRPRSVDFVEAMPRDPNGKLYKRRLREPYWEGHERPL
- a CDS encoding penicillin acylase family protein, which produces MDLRTRLRHLVLTATALVTAAAALPPASAGAADAGSRNRHLSSGGLSALIRYTEHGVPHILAKDYANLGFGTGWAQAADQVCTLADGFVTVRGERSRHFGADAAPDGSLSSATKNLSSDLYFAGVRQAGTVEKLLATPAPAGPSRQVKETMRGWAAGYNAWLAQNRVTDPACKGAGWVRPVSALDVARRGFAVSVLGGQGRGVDGITAAAPPETGAARTSVVDRERAAAAAREMFASDNADMGSNAVAFSGRTTANGRGLLLGNPHYPWQGGRRFWQSQQTIPGELNVSGGSLLGTTVVNIGFNDKVAWSHTVATGVTLNLHQLTLDPADPTAYLVDGRPERMTRRTVSVPVKGAAPVTRTQWWTRYGPVVTGLGASLPLPWSATTAYALNDPNAANLRGSDTALGFAKARSTQGIAKTLRRVQGLPWVNTVAADSAGHTFFSQSQVLPRITDDLAQRCSTPLGKVTYPASGVAVLDGSRTDCALGSDKDAVQPGIFGPSRMPVLEDAPYAENSNDSAWLTNADRPITGYERVFGTVATRRSLRTRGAVEDVSAMAEKGGLTVGDLQRQQFANRAPAGDLAAAGTVEGCTALAADRPDLKEACGVLGRWDRTVNTDSAGALLFDRFWRKLVASVPQAELWKVPFSAADPVRTPNTLNTAAPGFATALTGAVSELRAAGIALDAPLGKHQFVVRDGKRIALHGGTESLGIWNKIEPVWNPAGGGYTEVTTGSSHIQAVGWDGGRCPVARTLLTYAQSSNPSSPHYSDQTELYSGERWVTWRFCEKDILRAPGLRVERVRER